The Planococcus liqunii genome includes a region encoding these proteins:
- a CDS encoding amino acid ABC transporter permease yields the protein MDTVINALPFLMDGLKVTLYIFFIAIILGFIIGLIVALFRLAPFKILNWIAKIFVDAIRGTPFIVQLFFIYFGLNSLGFFSMDNTTAGIVTVAINAGAYFSEIIRAGIQSIDKGQTEAARSLGLNATQNMRYIILPQAFRRMLPTITNQAIISLKDTSLLSVIGIADLTQEGRIQASQTFEAFTIYLTLGVIYFIIIYLLSMLASFVERKFVLR from the coding sequence ATGGATACAGTAATTAATGCTTTGCCCTTTTTAATGGATGGACTGAAAGTAACGCTTTATATTTTCTTCATTGCCATTATTCTTGGTTTTATCATTGGATTGATTGTCGCGCTCTTCCGTCTGGCGCCATTCAAAATATTGAATTGGATTGCGAAAATTTTTGTGGACGCGATTCGCGGGACGCCTTTTATCGTCCAATTGTTCTTTATTTACTTTGGATTAAATTCTCTCGGCTTTTTCTCAATGGATAACACGACAGCGGGGATTGTCACAGTTGCAATCAACGCAGGCGCTTACTTCTCGGAAATTATCCGGGCAGGCATCCAGTCGATTGACAAAGGGCAGACAGAAGCCGCGCGTTCGCTTGGCTTGAATGCTACGCAGAACATGCGTTATATCATCTTGCCGCAGGCTTTCCGCCGGATGCTGCCAACCATCACCAATCAAGCTATCATCTCATTGAAAGATACCTCCTTGCTGTCGGTTATCGGTATTGCCGACTTGACGCAAGAAGGACGTATTCAGGCTAGCCAAACATTTGAAGCATTTACGATTTACTTGACGCTTGGCGTAATTTACTTCATTATCATTTACTTGCTTTCCATGTTAGCGAGCTTCGTAGAAAGGAAGTTTGTATTGCGATGA
- a CDS encoding transporter substrate-binding domain-containing protein, with protein MKKFSLFLILLSFMLILAACGSSDSADDTSGSGGESENKTYKVGIDTTYPPFEFEEGGEYTGIDIDIINAVAESQGFKIEFNPMDFGGIIPALQAGQLDVAIAGMSITDERKKVVDFSDPYFDAGLSLVVAKDNSDITTLEDLKGKTVAVKSGTTGSKFAMDNESKYGYTVAQFEDSPSMFQEVSNGNADVLLEDYPVIAYAIAQSGLDLKTVGDRLTGDQYGIAVLKGENADLLEKINTGLKELRDSGEYDEILNKYISE; from the coding sequence ATGAAAAAGTTTAGTCTGTTTTTGATTCTTTTATCATTCATGCTGATTCTGGCAGCTTGTGGATCGAGTGATTCTGCTGACGATACGAGCGGTTCTGGCGGAGAAAGCGAAAACAAAACTTATAAAGTAGGAATTGATACGACATATCCACCGTTCGAATTTGAAGAAGGCGGAGAATACACGGGAATTGATATTGATATTATCAATGCCGTCGCTGAAAGCCAAGGCTTTAAAATCGAATTTAATCCAATGGACTTCGGAGGCATCATTCCGGCATTGCAGGCAGGCCAGTTGGATGTGGCGATTGCAGGAATGAGTATTACGGATGAGCGCAAAAAAGTAGTGGATTTCTCGGATCCTTACTTTGATGCAGGTTTGTCACTGGTTGTAGCCAAAGACAACAGCGATATTACGACATTGGAAGATTTGAAAGGCAAAACGGTTGCCGTGAAGAGCGGAACGACCGGTTCGAAATTCGCTATGGATAACGAGTCAAAATATGGCTACACTGTAGCACAATTTGAAGACAGCCCATCAATGTTCCAGGAAGTATCAAACGGCAATGCCGATGTATTGCTGGAAGATTATCCGGTCATTGCTTATGCGATTGCACAAAGTGGATTGGATTTGAAAACAGTCGGAGACCGTCTGACGGGAGACCAATACGGAATTGCTGTGCTGAAAGGCGAAAATGCGGATCTGCTTGAAAAAATCAATACAGGTCTGAAAGAATTGCGTGACAGCGGAGAATACGATGAAATCCTTAACAAATATATCTCTGAATAA
- a CDS encoding amino acid ABC transporter ATP-binding protein — protein sequence MTMIRVENLKKSFGPIEVLKDISTVIEEKEVVCVIGPSGSGKSTFLRCMNRLEDITGGHVYIEGTDITDPKVDINKVRQDVGMVFQQFNLFPHKSVLENITLAPMKLKKNDKKAITEKAYALLDKVGLREKANAYPGELSGGQKQRVAIARALAMDPKIMLFDEPTSALDPEMVGDVLDVMKQLAIEGMTMVIVTHEMGFAREVGDRVMFIDGGFIVEENIPAELFGNPQHDRTKAFLSKVL from the coding sequence ATGACTATGATCCGAGTAGAAAACTTAAAAAAATCATTCGGCCCGATCGAAGTATTGAAGGACATAAGCACGGTAATCGAAGAAAAAGAAGTGGTGTGTGTTATTGGGCCATCAGGCTCCGGGAAAAGCACCTTCCTTCGCTGCATGAACCGTCTGGAAGACATCACGGGCGGCCATGTCTACATTGAAGGAACGGATATCACGGACCCAAAAGTGGATATCAACAAAGTTCGCCAAGATGTTGGAATGGTGTTCCAGCAGTTTAATTTGTTCCCGCATAAAAGCGTTTTGGAAAATATTACACTGGCGCCGATGAAGTTAAAGAAAAACGACAAAAAGGCCATCACTGAAAAAGCCTATGCTTTGCTGGACAAAGTCGGCTTGCGTGAAAAAGCCAACGCTTACCCCGGCGAATTGTCAGGCGGGCAAAAGCAGCGCGTAGCTATTGCACGGGCTCTCGCTATGGACCCGAAAATCATGTTGTTTGACGAACCGACATCTGCGCTTGACCCTGAAATGGTCGGGGACGTACTGGACGTTATGAAGCAATTGGCAATCGAAGGGATGACAATGGTCATCGTGACGCATGAAATGGGCTTTGCCCGTGAAGTGGGAGACCGCGTCATGTTTATCGACGGCGGCTTTATTGTTGAAGAAAATATCCCGGCCGAGCTGTTTGGAAATCCACAGCATGACCGGACGAAAGCTTTCTTGAGCAAAGTGCTTTAA
- a CDS encoding transporter substrate-binding domain-containing protein: MKKYSFLLLLLTLVLIVAACVQQGSESGEGEGGNEGETNSGNGADDGVYTVGIDTTYPPFEFQVGGEYQGIDVELIKAIAENQGFEIQFRPMDFVGIIPALEEGELDLAIAGMSITEERQKVLDFSDPYFDAGLALVTKKDNTEIASLDDLDGKVIAVKSGTTGSKFIGENQEKYGYRVAYFDDSPSMFLDVASGYSQAMVEDYPVIAYAITSRNLDLKAVEERLSGEQYGIAVPKGEHGELLEQINQGLQELKDDGTYKGIVEKYIKN; encoded by the coding sequence GTGAAAAAGTACAGTTTCTTACTGCTTCTTTTAACACTGGTTCTTATCGTAGCAGCGTGCGTGCAGCAAGGCAGTGAATCTGGAGAAGGAGAGGGTGGCAACGAAGGAGAAACAAATAGCGGAAATGGAGCAGATGATGGAGTTTACACAGTAGGGATTGACACCACTTATCCGCCTTTTGAGTTTCAGGTTGGCGGGGAATACCAGGGAATTGACGTAGAACTGATCAAAGCAATTGCCGAAAATCAAGGGTTTGAAATTCAATTTCGTCCAATGGACTTTGTTGGAATCATTCCGGCACTGGAAGAGGGAGAATTGGACCTGGCAATTGCTGGGATGAGCATTACGGAAGAGCGGCAAAAAGTGTTGGATTTCTCAGATCCGTATTTTGATGCAGGATTAGCCCTGGTAACAAAAAAAGACAATACAGAAATTGCTTCTTTGGATGACTTGGACGGAAAAGTCATCGCGGTTAAGAGCGGTACAACCGGTTCAAAATTTATCGGTGAAAATCAGGAGAAATACGGCTATCGGGTCGCTTATTTTGATGATAGCCCTTCTATGTTCCTGGATGTTGCAAGCGGATACTCCCAAGCTATGGTGGAGGATTATCCGGTCATCGCTTATGCTATCACTTCACGGAACCTTGATCTTAAAGCGGTTGAAGAGCGGTTATCAGGCGAACAATACGGCATTGCTGTTCCAAAAGGCGAGCATGGTGAATTGCTGGAGCAAATTAACCAAGGGCTTCAGGAATTGAAGGATGATGGAACCTATAAGGGAATTGTCGAGAAGTACATTAAGAATTGA